One window from the genome of Anopheles merus strain MAF chromosome 3R, AmerM5.1, whole genome shotgun sequence encodes:
- the LOC121596970 gene encoding cytochrome P450 4C1-like isoform X2, producing the protein MTPEVRLSRAEYVEQIIGASKHTEKATLYRFLGDWLGEGLLTSKGERWFQHRKLITPTFHFNILDGFCEVFAENGAVLVERLQRHANTGQPVNIYPYVTKAALDVICETAMGVQVHAQTAGEDNAYVNAVYELSSLFLERLVRPWLHPDWTFRRSALGRRQAQLLAILHGYTRKVIQERRRTLDQQHAGERNRPEAVGDGLGRRKRLAFLDLLLQSATTGTGSPLLTDEDVREEVDTFMFEGHDTTTAGMSWALFLLALHPEVQERVHQEIDSIFGGSDRPATMQDLTAMRLLERCLKETLRLYPSVAFFGRTTSEDVTLGGYHVPAGTIVGIHVYNVHRDERFFPDAETFVPDRFLPERTAENRHPYAYIPFSAGPRNCIGQKFALLEEKCLVSSILRRFRIRSHRTRAEQLIVNELITRPKDGILLYLEEREW; encoded by the exons ATGACGCCGGAGGTGCGGCTGAGCCGGGCCGAGTACGTCGAGCAGATCATCGGTGCGAGCAAGCACACGGAAAAGGCCACACTGTACCGCTTTCTGGGCGACTGGCTCGGGGAAGGTTTGCTCACGTCCAAAG GCGAACGGTGGTTCCAGCACCGGAAGCTCATTACGCCCACCTTCCACTTCAACATACTGGACGGCTTCTGCGAGGTGTTTGCCGAGAATGGGGCCGTGCTGGTTGAGCGCCTGCAGCGCCACGCCAACACTGGTCAGCCGGTCAACATCTATCCCTACGTAACGAAGGCGGCGCTAGATGTAATTTGCG AAACGGCAATGGGTGTGCAGGTGCACGCACAAACGGCCGGCGAAGACAACGCGTACGTGAACGCCGTCTACGA ATTAAGCTCGCTGTTTCTGGAGCGGCTCGTGCGTCCCTGGCTGCACCCGGACTGGACCTTCCGCCGGTCGGCGCTGGGTCGCCGGCAGGCGCAACTCCTTGCGATACTGCACGGTTACACGCGCAAG GTTATTCAAGAGAGGCGACGTACATTGGACCAGCAGCACGCAGGGGAGCGCAATCGACCGGAGGCAGTGGGTGATGGTCTGGGACGTCGCAAGCGGTTGGCCTTTctcgatctgctgctgcaaagTGCCACCACGGGCACGGGCAGCCCGTTGCTGACCGATGAAGATGTGCGCGAAGAGGTCGATACGTTCATGTTCGAG ggCCACGACACGACAACGGCTGGGATGAGCTGGGCCCTGTTTCTGCTCGCCCTCCATCCGGAGGTGCAGGAGCGCGTCCATCAGGAAATTGATTCCATCTTTGGCGGAAGCGACCGACCCGCCACGATGCAGGACCTGACCGCGATGCGGCTGCTCGAGCGCTGCCTGAAGGAAACGTTGCGCCTCTACCCGTCCGTCGCGTTCTTCGGCCGCACCACCAGCGAGGATGTCACGCTCGGCGGGTATCACGTGCCGGCCGGTACCATCGTCGGCATCCACGTGTACAACGTGCACCGGGACGAGCG ATTCTTCCCGGATGCGGAAACCTTCGTTCCGGATCGCTTCCTGCCCGAGCGTACCGCGGAAAACCGCCACCCGTACGCGTACATCCCGTTCAGTGCGGGGCCGAGAAACTGCATCGGGCAGAAGTTTGCCCTGCTGGAGGAGAAGTGTCTTGTTTCGTCCATCCTGCGCCGGTTCCGCATCCGGTCGCACCGGACGCGCGCCGAACAGCTTATCGTGAATGAGCTAATTACCCGACCGAAGGATGGCATACTGCTCTATCTGGAGGAGAGAGAGTGGTGA